A portion of the Podospora pseudoanserina strain CBS 124.78 chromosome 2, whole genome shotgun sequence genome contains these proteins:
- the NUO24 gene encoding NADH:ubiquinone oxidoreductase 24 (COG:C; EggNog:ENOG503NV79), with amino-acid sequence MASKLAPVMRTALRSVSRVAAPSSSPLQTRAISMSARRQSDTLMVHRNTPDNNPSIPFKFTDQNEKIITEILKRYPPQYKKAAVMPLLDLGQRQHGFTSISVMNEVARILEMPPMRVYEVASFYTMYNRTPVGKFHVQACTTTPCQLGGCGSDAIVKAIKEHLGIKQGETTPDGLFTFIEVECLGACVNAPMVQINDEYYEDLTPETTKQLLTALKESLNDASKAPKPGPVSGRDTCENSAGLTNLTSEPWGVETTRSDL; translated from the exons aTGGCGAGCAAGCTGGCCCCCGTCATGCGGACCGCCCTCCGCTCCGTGAGCAGGGTGGCtgccccctcctcgtcaccactCCAGACCCGCGCCATCTCCATGTCGGCGAGGAGGCAAAGCGACACCCTCATGGTG cacCGTAACACCCccgacaacaacccctccatccccttcaAGTTCACCGACCAAAACGAGAAAATCATCACCGAGATTCTCAAGCGCTACCCCCCCCAGTACAAAAAAGCAGCCGTCAtgcccctcctcgacctcggccaGCGTCAGCACGGCTTCACCTCCATCTCGGTCATGAACGAGGTCGCCCGCATCCTCGAGATGCCCCCCATGCGCGTCTACGAGGTGGCCAGCTTCTACACCATGTACAACCGAACCCCCGTGGGCAAGTTTCACGTCCAGGCTTGCACGACC ACCCCCTGCCAACTCGGCGGCTGCGGCTCAGACGCCATCGTCAAGGCAATCAAGGAACACCTCGGCATCAAGCAAGGCGAGACCACCCCCGACggcctcttcaccttcatcgaGGTCGAGTGTTTGGGGGCGTGCGTCAACGCGCCCATGGTCCAGATCAATGACGAGTACTACGAGGACCTGACTCCCGAGACCACCAAGCAGCTCCTCACCGCGCTCAAGGAGAGCTTGAACGATGCGAGCAAGGCGCCCAAGCCGGGTCCTGTGAGCGGGAGGGACACTTGTGAGAATAGCGCGGGACTGACGAACCTGACGAGTGAGccttggggggtggagaCTACCAGGTCGGATTTGTAA
- a CDS encoding hypothetical protein (CAZy:AA9; COG:G; EggNog:ENOG503NXCE), whose product MKFSFVALLACGLTVNAHAIFQQKISVNGQDKGQLTGIRAPNNNNPVQNVNDQNMACGQPGSKSNTVVNVNAGDRIGAYFGHVIGGAQFPNDRDHPIAASHKGPVQAYLAKVDNAATASSNGQKWFKIWHEGFDQGSRKWGVDTVIQNQGWTYFNIPQCIAPGQYLLRVELLALHSANQQGQAQFYKSCAQINISGSGSFTPSQTVSFPGAYQANHPGILTSIYGLTGQPDNGGKSYSIPGPAPISC is encoded by the exons ATGAAGTTCTCCTTCGTTGCCCTCCTGGCCTGCGGCCTCACGGTCAATGCTCACGCTATCTTCCAG CAGAAAATCTCAGTCAACGGACAAGATAAGGGTCAGCTCACTGGCATCCGTgctcccaacaacaacaacccagtACAGAATGTGAACGACCAGAACATGGCCTGCGGACAGCCCGGCTCCAAGTCCAACACGGTTGTCAACGTTAACGCTGGTGACCGTATCGGTGCCTACTTTGGGCATGTCATCGGCGGAGCCCAGTTCCCTAACGACCGAGACCATCCCATCGCTGCCTCTCACAAGGGTCCCGTCCAGGCTTACCTTGCCAAGGTCGACAATGCTGCTACTGCCAGCTCCAACGGCCAGAAGTGGTTTAAGATCTGGCACGAAGGCTTTGATCAAGGTAGCAGGAAGTGGGGTGTCGACACTGTCATTCAGAACCAAGGCTGGACGTATTTCAACATCCCGCAGTGCATCGCGCCGGGCCAATACCTCCTGCGCGTTGAGCTTTTGGCTCTCCACTCGGCCAACCAGCAAGGCCAGGCTCAGTTCTACAAGTCTTGCGCTCAGATCAACATTTCGGGCTCGGGCTCCTTCACTCCTTCTCAGACCGTCTCTTTCCCCGGTGCCTACCAGGCCAACCACCCCGGTATCCTCACCAGCATCTACGGTCTCACCGGCCAGCCCGACAACGGCGGCAAGTCGTACAGCATCCCGGGCCCTGCTCCCATCTCTTGCTAA
- a CDS encoding hypothetical protein (EggNog:ENOG503NUDZ; COG:S), whose product MDSFKLLKRRTTELFNSLPSSLPVIQSPTFGSGNSNTMRGTWEKLQLPPLPRSGHTADIVDGTVYIFGGGNDNDVHTITLPASGAQADYYTIKAKPVKSTAPKPKDPNPDVPSISIEETPNDEPQNLSEISLTSPPPGSKDKGKSPASPTSSLPDIPPPRKGHASAVIGHRIFLFGGSSPSTPSQPLNESGRVWIFDTRTHLWSFLDPALATPAHPSPRFNHAAVSTPKPDNFSPSSHPSGHTTWKEWALGTDTTTLHEQGIPQDPVVGFLAEKARDLDSEGYGTFIISGGTLPSGEASDETWAFDVHSSTWQPLPSSLSPVTGGCSLALAKNRLYKLGGGEGGSGGSDKLKMEYLSLSLDSFNDVASAGEEVLVTAKGGWKPILPGKEDVGYKTPDLTAVPLDDDDDNNSASFWPAARTNASLSVVTIGGVNGREYLLFAFGEDGQGGKMDDVWAFLTPKSGHEKGRHGVTEGSFVKAQDAVWDGVGGLLGGGRDRHQEGRWFRVEMGVEDEEDDDSLDGPGRRAQAAMASIGDLDESGVVIWGGVVGQGDRVKGDGWVMRLK is encoded by the coding sequence ATGGATTCATTCAAACTCCTCAAACGTCGTACGACGGAGCTcttcaactccctcccctcatcacTCCCCGTCATCCAAAGCCCTACCTTTGGCagcggcaacagcaacaccatgAGGGGCACCTGGGAAAAGCTTCAGCTCCCGCCTCTTCCAAGATCAGGCCACACAGCCGACATCGTCGACGGCACCGTCTACatcttcggcggcggcaacgacaacgacgtccacaccatcacccttcCCGCAAGCGGAGCCCAAGCCGATTACTACACCATCAAGGCCAAACCCGTCAAATCCACCGCCCCTAAACCCAAAgaccccaaccccgacgTCCCTTCCATCTCCATTGAAGAAACCCCCAACGACGAGCCCCAAAACCTCTCCGAAATTTctctcacctcccctcctcctgggTCAAAAGACAAGGGAAAATCCCCCGCCTCacccacctcttccctcccagacatcccccctccccgcaaaGGCCACGCCTCTGCTGTGATCGGTCACAGgatcttcctcttcggcggctcatccccctcaaccccctcccaacccctcaacgAATCCGGTCGCGTCTGGATCTTCGACACCCGCACCCACCTCTGGTCCTTCCTCGACCCAGCCCTAGCCACACCcgcccatccctcccctAGGTTCAACCATGCAGCAGTATCAACCCCGAAACCAGacaacttctccccctcttcccatccttccgGCCATACCACATGGAAAGAATGGGCCCTAGGaaccgacaccaccaccctccacgaGCAGGGAATCCCCCAAGATCCCGTGGTGGGTTTCCTCGCGGAAAAAGCGCGTGATCTTGACTCTGAAGGTTACGGGACGTTTATCATTTCCGGTGGTACCCTGCCCTCAGGGGAGGCGTCAGATGAAACCTGGGCGTTTGACGTCCACTCTTCTACCTGGCagcctctcccttcttccctttccccgGTGACAGGTGGGTGTAGTCTCGCGCTGGCAAAGAACAGGTTGTATAAGCtcggcggcggggagggtggtagtGGCGGTTCTGACAAGCTCAAAATGGAGTATTTATCCCTCTCCCTTGACTCCTTCAACGATGTTGCTTccgcgggggaggaggtgttggttaCGGCGAAGGGTGGCTGGAAACCTATTCTAccggggaaggaggatgtggggTATAAAACTCCGGACTTGACCGCCGTTCCtcttgatgacgacgacgacaacaacagtGCCAGTTTTTGGCCAGCAGCGAGGACGAACGCTTCGTTAAGTGTAGTGACGATTGGTGGTGTCAATGGAAGAGAGTATTTGCTGTTTGCGTTTGGGGAGGACGGGCAAGGTGGGAAGATGGATGATGTTTGGGCTTTTTTGACGCCAAAGTCGGGGCATGAAAAGGGGCGGCATggggtgacggaggggagtTTTGTCAAGGCGCAGGATgcggtttgggatggggtgggggggttgcttggtggtgggagggataGACAccaggaggggaggtggtttagggttgagatgggggttgaggatgaggaggatgatgatagtTTGGATGGGCCCGGGAGGAGGGCACAAGCCGCGATGGCGAGTATTGGGGACTTGGACGAGAGTGGGGTGGtgatttgggggggtgttgttggacagGGGGATAGAGTgaagggggatgggtgggtgatgaggttgaagtgA
- a CDS encoding hypothetical protein (EggNog:ENOG503P8IF) yields MTDAKRSLITKMAAISTSVVARDTYAALSKRQNWAAQEPGVITVFCIVGVVGIGLICLFIYKKLVARRERRQAVV; encoded by the exons ATGACGGATGCCAAGCGAT CCTTAATAACTAAAATGGCCGCCATCAGCACCTCCGTCGTCGCTCGCGACACCTATGCCGCCCTCTCCAAGCGCCAAAACTGGGCTGCCCAGGAGCCCGGTGTCATCACCGTCTTCTGCATCGTCGGCGTTGTCGGCATCGGCCTCATCTGCCTCTTCATCTACAAGAAGTTGGTCGCCCGCAGGGAAAGACGCCAGGCTGTTGTCTAA